GAGCCCCTGGCGGCACCCGGACCGGCACCCACGCGGCACGCGGCCGGCGCCCGGATCAACGCCCGTTGAAGGCATCCTTCAGACGGGAGAACAGCCCCTGCTGCCCCGGCTGGAACTGCCCCTGGGGGCGTTCCTCGCCGCGCAGCTTGGCCAGCTCGCGCAGGACGCGCTCCTGCTCGGTGTCGAGCTTGGTGGGCGTGGTGACCTCGACGTGCACGATGAGGTCGCCCCGGCCACCGCCGCGCAGGTGGGTGACGCCGCGGCCGTGCAGCGGGATCGACTGGCCGGACTGGGTGCCCGGGCGGATGTCGACCTCCTCCACGCCGTCGAGGGTCTCCAGCGGCACCTTGGTGCCGAGGGCCGCCGCCGTCATCGGGATGGTGACCGTGCAGTGCAGGTCGTCGCCGCGGCGCTGGAAGGTCGAGTGCGGCAGCTCGTGGATCTCGACGTACAGGTCGCCGGCGGGGCCGCCGCCGGGTCCGACCTCGCCCTCGCCCGCGAGCTGGATACGCGTGCCGTTGTCGACACCGGCCGGGATCTTCACGGTCAGCGTGCGCCGGGAGCGCACCCGGCCGTCGCCCGCGCACTCCGGGCACGGGGTCGGGACCACGGTGCCGAAGCCCTGGCACTGGGGGCAGGGCCGGGAGGTCATGACCTGGCCCAGGAAGGACCGGGTGACCTGCGAGACCTCACCGCGGCCGCGGCACATGTCACACGTCTGGGCCGAGGTGCCGGGGGCCGCGCCCTCGCCGTTGCAGGTGTTGCAGACGACGGCCGTGTCGACCTGGATGTCCTTCGTCGTGCCGAAGGCGGCCTCGTCCAGCTCGATCTCGATGCGGATCATCGCGTCCTGGCCCCGGCGGGTGCGCGAGCGCGGTCCGCGCTGCGACGCCGTGCCGAAGAACGCGTCCATGATGTCCGAGAAGTTCCCGAAGCCACCCGCGCCGAAGCCGCCCGCGCCGCCGCCGGCCTGCGAGAGGGGGTCGCCCCCGAGGTCGTAGACCTGCTTCTTCTGCGGGTCCGACAGCACCTCGTAGGCGGCGTTGATCTCCTTGAACCGCTCCTGGGTCTTCGGATCGGGGTTGACGTCCGGGTGCAGCTCGCGGGCGAGCCTCCGGAACGCCTTCTTGATCTCGTCCTGGGAAGCGTCGCGGCGCACGCCGAGTACGGCGTAGTAGTCCGTGGCCACCTACGACTCCGCCAGGATCTGTCCGACGTACCGTGCCACTGCGCGTACCGCTCCCATCGTTCCCGGGTAGTCCATGCGGGTCGGTCCGACCACGCCGAGCTTGGCAACCGCCTCGCCGCCCGAACCGTAGCCCACCGACACGACGGACGTGGAGTTGAGTCCCTCGTGGGCGTTCTCGTGACCGATACGGACGGTCACGCCCGGATCCTTCGCCTCGCCGAGCAGCTTGAGGAGCACGACCTGCTCCTCCAGCGCCTCGAGGACGGGTCGGATCACCAAGGGGAAGTCGTGCCCGAAGCGGGTCAGATTGGCGGTGCCGCCGATCATGAGCCGCTCCTCGTTCTCCTCGACCAGCGTCTCCAGCAGGGTGGAGAGCACGGTGGAGACCGTACCGCGATCCTCGGCCTCGAAGGCCTCCGGCAGATCCTCGAGCAGGCTCGGGACGTCCGTGAAGCGACGTCCGGCGACCCGGCTGTTGAGCCGCGCGCGCAGGTCCGCCAGGGACGACTCCCCGAAGGGCGCCGGGCAGTCGACCATCCGCTGCTCGACCCGCCCGGTGTCCGTGATCAGCACCAGCATCAGGCGCGCGGGCGCCAGCGCCAGCAGCTCCACGTGCCGCACGGTCGAGCGGGTCAGCGACGGGTACTGCACGACGGCGACCTGCCGGGTCAGCTGCGCGAGCAGCCGCACCGTACGGGCCACCACGTCGTCGAGGTCGACGGCGCCCTCCAGGAAGTTCTGGATGGCGCGCCGCTCGGGCGCGGTCATCGGCTTGACGCCGGCCAGCTTGTCGACGAAGAGCCGGTAGCCCTTGTCGGTCGGGATGCGCCCGGCGCTGGTGTGCGGCTGGGCGATGAACCCCTCGTCCTCCAGGGCCGCCATGTCATTGCGCACGGTGGCCGGGGAGACGCCGAGGTTGTGCCGCTCGGTGAGGGCCTTGGAGCCGACGGGCTCCTCGGTGCCGACGTAGTCCTGGACGATGGCGCGCAGCACCTTCAGCCTGCGTTCACTGAGCATCGCGCACACCTCCAGAAGTCGTCCGCCCGGTGTTCCTCCTGGCACTCACCGTTGACGAGTGCCAGACTTCCCCGGCCCAGTGTACGGCCGTGGGGTACGCCCCCGGCAAGGCCGGTGCCACGCGGCCGTGCGCGCGGGTGCCGCACCGCTAGCGTCGTCGTCGTGACGGTGACTTGGGAAGACCTGGGATGGGAGCGGCTGGCGGCCGGGGTGGGCCGGTGCCGGCTGCCGGTGTGGGACTGCACGGCGGGGCTGGTCGTCGGCGCGGGCGCGGCACTGCTCGTGGACACCGGGTCGAGCCTCGGCGAGGGTGCCCGGCTGCGTGCGCGGGCGGAGCGGCTCGCCGGTCACCGTGTGACGCATCTCGCGCTGACCCACCCGCACTTCGACCACGTCTTCGGCGCGGCGGCGTTCGCGGGCGTGGAGGTCCACGGCGCGGCGGGCATCGGGGCGGTGCTCGCGCGGGGCGGACAGGGGCGGGAGGCGCTGCTCTCCGACGCGGTGGCCGAGGGGCTGGACGCGGGGGCGGCCGAGGAGGCGGCCGACGCGCTGGTCCGCGTCCACCGCGAGGTCGCCGGCGAGTGCGCGCTCGACCTGGGCGGCGGCCGGCGGGTGCTGCTGGCCGACGTGGGGCCGGGGCACACCGGCCAGGACCTCGCGGTGCTGGTGCCGGGCGACCCCCCGGTCGTGTTCTGCGGCGACCTGGTCGAGGAGTCCGGCGAGCCGCAGGCGGGCCCGGACGCCGTGCCCTCACGCTGGCCGGCCGCCCTGGACCGGCTGCTCGCCCTGGGCGGTGCGGACGCGCTGTACGTGCCCGGCCACGGAGCGGTGGTGGACGCGGCGTTCGTCCGGTCCCAACGGGAGGCGCTGGCCGCGCGTTTCGGCGTGTCGCGCTGATCACGGGCGGCGGATTCCTCGTATCGTCCTCAGAATGCGCCAGTACTCCGCCGACCTGACCCCTCCGTGGAAGAAATCGCAGCCGGTACCGGAGGTCCCGGCCGACCCCGGCCTGGTGGTCGAGGAGCCCGGCACCGGGTTCTGCGGGGCGGTGACCGGCTGCGAGGCGGGCACGGTGACCCTGGAGGACCGCTTCGGCAAGCGCCGGGCCTTCCCGATGGAGCCGCGCGGCTTCCTGCTGGAGGGGCGGGTGGTGACGCTGGTGCGACCGTCGTCCGGTCCGGCACGGCCCACGCGTACGGCGTCCGGCTCCGTCGCCGTTCCCGGCGCGCGCGCCCGGGTGGCCCGTGCCGGGCGGATCTACGTCGAGGGGCGGCACGACGCCGAGCTGGTCGAGAAGGTGTGGGGCGACGACCTGCGCATCGAGGGTGTCGTCGTGGAGTACCTGGAGGGCGTGGACGACCTGCCGTCGATCGTCGCCGAGTTCGCGCCGGGGCCGGACGCGCGGCTGGGCGTCCTGGTGGACCACCTGGTGCCGGGATCCAAGGAGTGGCGGATCGCGCAGGACGTGACGAGCGAGCACGCGCTGGTGGTGGGCCACCCCTACATCGACGTCTGGGAGGCGGTGAAGCCGGCGTCGGTCGGCATCGAGGCCTGGCCCCGGGTGCCGCGCGGGCAGGACTGGAAGACGGGGGTGTGCCGGGCACTGGGGTGGCCGTCCGAGAACACCGGGGCGGTGTGGCAGGCGATCCTGGCGCGGGTGGGGTCGTACAAGGACCTGGAGCCCGAGCTGCTGGGAAGTGTGGAACGTCTCATCGATCACGTCACCGCACCCTGAGCGCCGTCCCGTCGTCGGCGGAGGCGACCGGCAGAGGCGACCTGGCGGACTCTCTCCACCGCCGCGGAGACGGTCCGTCGATGAGCTCGTCCCCTCGGCCGAACGGTTCCCGCTCCCCGCCGACGCGGGGATCGACCCCTAGTCCACCAGGTCCCGCACCACGGCGTCCGCGAGCAACCGCCCCCGCAGGGTGAGCACCGCGCGCCCGTCCTCGTACGGCCCCTCCTGGAGGAGCCCGTCCGACAGCGCACGGCGCGAGGCCGCGAGGCCCTCCTCCCTGAGCAGGGTCAGCGGCGCCCCCTCGCGGAGCCGCAGCTCCAGCAGGATGCGCTCCACGCGGCGGTCCTCGTCCGTGAGGATCTCCCGGCCGGCTCCCGGGGAGCGCCCCGCCGCCAGGGCGCCCGCATACGCCCCCGGGTGCTTCACGTTCCACCAGCGCACCCCGCCCACGTGGGAGTGGGCTCCCGGCCCGGCGCCCCACCAGTCGGCGCCCCGCCAGTACAGCTCGTTGTGCAGGCAGCGCCCGGCCTCCGACGTGGCCCAGTTCGACACCTCGTACCAGTCGAAGCCCGCTGCCGACAGCCGCTCCTCCGCGATCAGGTACCGGTCGGCGTGGACGTCGTCGTCGGTCATCGGGACCTCGCCGCGCCGGATGCGGCGGGCCAGCTGGGTGCCCTCCTCGACGATCAGGGCGTACGCGGAGACGTGGTCGGGTCCGGCGCCGAGCGCGGCGTCGAGGGTCGCGCGCCAGTCGTCGTCGGACTCACCGGGAGTGCCGTAGATCAGGTCCAGGTTGACGTGGTCGAAGCCGGCCGCGCGGGCCTCCGCGACGCACGCCTCCGGGCGGCCCGGGGTGTGGGTGCGGTCCAGCACCCTCAGAACGTGCTGCCGCGCGCTCTGCATGCCGAACGAGACCCGGTTGAAGCCGCCCTCCCGCAGGGTGGCGAGGTACGCCGGGTCGACGGACTCGGGGTTGGCCTCCGTCGTCACCTCGGCGTCCGCGGCGAGGCCGAACTCCTCGCGGACCGCCCCCAGCATCCGTACCAGGTCGTCGGCGGCCAGCAGGGTGGGCGTACCGCCGCCGACGAAGACCGTGCGGACCTCGCGGGGGTCGTCGCCGAGGACCTTGCGGGCGAGACGGACCTCGTCGACGAGCGTCTGCGCGTAGTTGTCCCGGGAGGCGAGGACGCCGCCGGTGCCGCGCAGCTCGGTGGCGGTGTAGGTGTTGAAGTCGCAGTATCCGCAGCGGGTCGCGCAGTACGGGACGTGCAGGTAGAAACCGAGGGGTCGGTCGGCGGCGGCGAGCGCGGACGCCGGGAGGGCGCCGTCGGAGGGGACGGGTTCGCCGTCGGGCAGTGCGGAGGGCATGCGTTCCATTGTCCCGCACCCGCCTCGTGCCCCGGGCCGTCACTCCGCCTGGAGCACCAGCAGCGCCAGATCGTCCTCCGGGGGCCGGGCCCCGAACTCGTGCACCAGCCGCTTGATGCGCTCCGCGACCAGGCCGGCGCCGAGCCCCGCGCATCCGGCGAGCGCCTCCGCGAGCCCGTCCCCGTCGTCGAACTGGCGGGAGCCGCTGCGCCGCTCGGTGACCCCGTCCGTGACGCACAGCAGGGTGTCGCCGGAGCTCAGGTCGAAGGTCTCGCTGGTGTACGTCGCGTCCTCGACGACCCCGAGCAGCGTCTGCGGCTGCGCGACCGCGTGGACGGTGCCGTCGGGCCCGAGGAGCAGGGGCAGCGGGTGCCCGGCGGAGGCCAGGGTGCAGCGCACGCCCCCCGCGAAGGGGACCAGCTCGCCGTAGAGGAGGGACAGGAAGCGGGTCTGCGGTCCGTCGCCCGGGGCAACCGGACGGCCGCCGACGGCGACCAGGGCGCGCGCGGCGGCGTCGGCGGCCTCGGTGGCGTCGTCGAGGAGCAGCTGGTTGAGGCGGTCGAGGACGTCGGGGACGCCGTACCCCTCGCGGGCCAGCAGCCGCAGCCAGGGCCGGGCGAGCCCGATGACGACGGCGGCCTCGGGGCCCTTGCCCTGGACGTCGCCGACGGCGAAGCACCAGCGGCCGTCGCCGGCCGGGAAGAGGTCGTAGAAGTCGCCGCTGGGGCCGCCCTTGTCGCACGGTTCGTAGACGAGGGCGCTGCGCACGCCGGGGATCTCCGCGACGGCACCGGGCAGCAGGCCGCGCTGCAGGACGGCGCTGATGGTGGCCTGCCGGGCGTACTGGCGGGCGGCGCCGATGGCGAGCGCCACCCGGCGACTGAGATCCTCGACGAGGCCGCTGATCTCGTCGGGGAAGCGGGAGGTGCCGGACCGTCCGATGACCAAGGTGCCCAGCGGCCGGCCGCCCGCGACCAGGCGGTAGGCGAGCGCGGCGCCCTGCGCGCCGTCCGCGCCGAGCCCCTCCGCGGGCCAGGGGTGGTCGACGGGGCCGGAACGCCACGGGTCGCGCGGGCGGGGCGGGTCCTTCTCCAGGACCCGGCGCAGCTCCTCGATGTGGCTCTCGCTGCCGTGCCAGACGCGGGCCAGCCGCGCGCCGACGGCCGAGCCCGGGTCGTCGCTCCACGCCCCCCGGCCGAGGGACTCGTCCTCCAGCCACACGGCGCACCAGTCGGCGAGCCGCGGCACGATCAGCTGGCCGGTGAGGGAGGCGACCAGGTCCTCGTCGAGTTGGCCGGCCAGGAGGTCGGAGGCCTCGGCGAGGAAGGACAGGGCGCCGCGTCCCAGCCACTCCCGGTCGCGGAGGCCGCGCGGTCCGGCGGCCGCCTCCACGTCCCACCAGAACGGCCACTGCGGGGGGTGCGACCGGTCGGCGTCCCCCTCGCGCCCCGGGTGCTCCGGTGCCTCCCCCGGCCCCGTCGAACCGACCCCCGGGCCGGGCGGGGCGCCTTCCGCGCCGGGCGAGGTGCTTTGCGGGGCGGGCGGGGTGACTTGCGGGGCGGACGGGGTGACACGCGGGGCGGGCGAGGTCCTTTGCGGGGTGGGCGAAGTGCCGTCCGGGCCGGACCGAACGCCCTTCGGCCCGCGTCGGCCGCCCTCCGTACCGGACGGGAGGATCTCGATCGGAGCATCCGACGGTCCCCGCGAATCCGACGGGCCGCCCGTCGGGCCTGGCGGGACGCCCCCCGTGTCCGGCGGGACGCCGTCCGTGTCCGGCGGGACGCCGTCCGGGCACTCCGGTCCGCCCGGGGAGTCCGGGACGCCGGGGACATCCGGGGCGTCCGGGCCCCCCGGGGCGGGCGAACCCTGTGCGCCGTGTGCGCTGTGTGCGCCGTGCGGGCCGTGCGGGCCGTCCGGACCATGCGGGCTGTGCTGGCCGTCGGCACCGTCCCTTCCCTTCGTGCCGTACGGGCGGTCCGAGCCGTCCCGGCCTCCCAGGCCGTCCCCGCCGACCGAGCCGTCCGCGGCGGTGCGGACGTCCGGGGCGGTGCGGACGTCCGGGGCGGTGCGGACGTCGGGGGCGGTGCGGACGTCGGGGGTCGGCGGGCCGTCCGGGCTCTCGGGCCTCTCTCCCGCTTCCGCGACCGGCGTACCGCCGCGCCGCCACCCCCGTCCCCCGGCGTACGCCTCGGTCTGCTCGGTGACGTCGGTGCCGGCCGCCGGCAGCCGCGCCCATACCGTCTTGGTGCCCGGCCGGTACGTGATGCCCCAGGCCTCCGAGAGCGCGGCGACGAGCCGCAGGCCGCGTCCGTACTCGGCGATCTCCTGCGGTGTCTCGTGATGGCCGCCCCGAGGCGCGCGGGAGGGGTGGTGGTCCGTGGCCTCGACGACGAGGGTGCCCGTCTCCTCCAGCCGGCAGACCACCTCGACGTCGGTGCCGGCGTGGACGACGGCGTTGGTGACCAGCTCGCTGACCGCCACCAAGGCGTCGGCGACGAGGTGCTCCGTCAGCTGGTCCGTGCCGGGCAGGCCGAGCGAGGACCAGTCGGCCAGCGCGTCCCGCACCATCTCGCGGGCCGCGCCCGGCGCCAGGGAACTTCCGAGCAGGGTCACGTGCGCCAGCGCACACCCCGGGACTGACGCCTCGGCAGCGTGCGCCGGCGCCCCGCTTGCGCGGGAGACGGTCTCCCGTTGCGTAGGAATGGCCCCCATGGACGGCTCCCCGGGCAGTTCGTGCGAGTACTTCGCAGTCGATGCCGACAGAGTGACAGACCGAGCCCGTCCATAAGCGCCGAGTTACCGAAGTCGGCCGCCACGAGTGAGAACCGTGCTAGGCGAACGCTCGAAGACGGCCCGAAGAGGTCCCCTAGAGGTCCCGAAGACGGACAGGTCCGGGCATCGGCCGGGCGGACGCGGCGCACGCCCCCTACGCCTCGCGGGAGCCCTCGTACATCTCCTCGATCAGGTGCTTGTACTCCCGCTCCACGACCGGTCGCTTCAGCTTCAGGCTGGGGGTGATCTCCCCGTGCTCGACGTCGAGGTCGCGGGGCAGCAGACGGAACTTCTTGACGGTCTGCCAGCGCTGGAGACCCTCGTTGAGCTGCTTGACGTAGCCGTCGACCATCTCGACGGTCACGGGCGCCGCGACGACCTCGGCGTAGGACTTGCCCTCCAGGCCGTTCTCCTTCGCCCACTCCATGATCGCGATCTCGTCGAGGGCGATGAGCGCCGTGCAGAAGTTCCGGTCGGCGCCGTGGACCAGGATGTTGGAGACGTAGGGGCAGACCGCCTTGAACTGGCCCTCGACCTCGGCCGGCGCGATGTACTTGCCGCCGGAGGTCTTGATCAGGTCCTTCTTGCGGTCGGTGATGCGCAGGTAGCCGTCGGGCGAGAGCTCGCCGATGTCGCCGGTGTGGAACCAGCCGTCGCTCTCCAGCACCTCGGCGGTCTTCTCGGGCAGCTGGTGGTAGCCCTCCATGATGCCGGGGCCGCGCAGCAGGATCTCGCCGTCGTCCGCGATGCGCACCTCGGTGCCGGGCAGCGGCTTGCCGACCGTGCCGGTGCGGTAGGCCTCGCCGGGATTGACGAAGGACGCGGCGGAGGACTCGGTGAGGCCGTACCCCTCCAGGATGTGGATGCCGGCGCCGGCGAAGAAGAAGCCGATCTCCGGGGCGAGGGCGGCCGAGCCGGACACGCAGGCCCGCAGGCGGCCGCCGAAGGCCTCGCGGATCTTGGCGTAGACGAGCTTGTCGGCGACGGCGTGCTTGGTGCGCAGGCCGGCCGGGGCGCTCGCGGTGCCGGTGCGCTTGAAGTTGTCCTGGGTGACCTTCGCGTACTCGCGGGCGACCCCGGCGGCCCACTGGAAGATCTTGTACTTGGCTCCGCCGCCGGCGCGGGCCTTGGCGGCGACGCCGTTGTAGACCTTCTCGAAGATGCGCGGGACGGCCGCCATGTAGGTCGGCTGCACGACCGGCAGGTTCTCGATGATCTTGTCGACGCGGCCGTCGACGGCGGTGACGTGACCGGCTTCGATCTGGCCGGAGGTGAGCACCTTGCCGAAGACGTGCGCGAGGGGCAGCCACAGGTACTGCACGTCGTCCTTGGTGACCAGGCCGGTCGCGGCGATCGCCTTCGCCATGTACGACCAGTTGTCGTGCGGGAGACGCACCCCCTTGGGGCGGCCGGTGGTGCCGGAGGTGTAGATGAGGGTGGCGAGCTGGTCCTTGGTGAGCGCGCCCACCCGCTTCCTGACCAGCTCCGGGTCCGCCTCCAGACGGGCCGCACCCCGGCGCTCCAGGTCGTCGAGGGTCAGCACCCAGTCCTCGCCGGTGTCGGCACCGGTCGCGTCGACCACCACGACGTGGGTGAGCTCGGGCAGCTCGCCGCGCTTCTCCCTCGCCTTGGCGAGCTGGGCGGCGTCCTCCGCGATCAGGACCCTGCTCTCGGAGTCGGAGAGGATGTACGCCGACTCCTCGGCGTTGGTCTGCGGGTAGACCGTGGTCGTCGCGGCGCCCGCGCACATGATGCCGAGGTCGGCGAGGATCCACTCCAGCCGGGTGGAGGAGGCGAGGGCCACGCGCTGCTCGGGCTGCACACCGAGTTCGATCAGTCCGGCCGCGATGGCGTAGACGCGTTCGGCGGCCTCGGCCCAGGTCAGCGACTTCCAGTCGTCCGGGCCCTCACCCGAGGACGAAGGCACCGGGTAGCGGTACGCCTCGGCGTCCGGCGTGGCCGCCACCCGCTCCAGGAAGAGTCCCGCCACGGAGGGCGGACGGTTCTCGATCAGTGTCTGTGTGTCGCTCACGACATCCTCCGTGGGCCCGCGACGGCGCGGCTTGCTCAGGTGCGGCTGGATTTCACTCTCGGGCGGTGCTGGGGCAACGGCTCGGACGGTTGCCCGATCACTTGTTTAACTCACGAGTAACTACGGGGCAGGCATCAGATTAAAGGGCGACCGCCCTCGGCGTAAGACTCCGCACCCTGTCACTTCCTACAGATGCCCGCCCGTGACATGCGAAGGGACCCGCCGCACTTTCGTACGACGGGCCCCTCCCTGACCGTTTTGCCCGGATTCGACGTCCGGCGGTGCGGTTACTTCTTGCCCTTGCCCGACCCCGCGCTGTCATCACTGGACAGCACCGCGATGAAGGCCTCCTGCGGAACCTCCACGGAACCCACCATCTTCATCCGCTTCTTGCCTTCCTTCTGCTTCTCCAGCAGCTTCCGCTTGCGGGAGATGTCACCGCCGTAGCACTTGGCGAGGACGTCCTTGCGGATGGCGCGGATGGTCTCGCGGGCGATCACCCGGGAGCCGATGGCGGCCTGGATGGGCACCTCGAAGGCCTGCCGCGGGATGAGCTCGCGCAGCTTGGCGACGAGCCGCACCCCGTACGCGTACGCGGCGTCCTTGTGGGTGATCGCCGAGAAGGCGTCCACCTTGTCGCCGTGCAGCAGGATGTCGACCTTGACCAGGCTGGAGGTCTGCTCCCCGGTGGGCTCGTAGTCCAGCGAGGCGTAGCCGCGCGTCTTCGACTTGAGCTGGTCGAAGAAGTCGAAGACGATCTCGGCGAGGGGGAGGGTGTAGCGGATCTCCACCCGGTCCTCGGAGAGGTAGTCCATACCGAGCAGGGTGCCGCGCCGGGTCTGGCAGAGCTCCATGATCGAGCCGATGAACTCGGTCGGCGCCAGGATCGTGGCGCGCACGACCGGCTCGTACACCTCGTTGATCTTGCCTTCGGGGAACTCGCTCGGGTTGGTGACGGTGTGCTCGGTGCCGTCCTCCATGATCACGCGGTAGACCACGTTGGGCGCGGTGGCGATCAGGTCGAGCCCGAACTCGCGCTCCAGCCGCTCGCGGATCACGTCGAGGTGCAGCAGGCCCAGGAAGCCGACGCGGAAACCGAAGCCGAGGGCCGCGGAGGTCTCCGGCTCGTAGACCAGGGCGGCGTCGTTGAGCTGGAGCTTGTCCAGCGCCTCGCGCAGCTCGGGGTAGTCCGAGCCGTCCAGCGGATACAGACCCGA
This region of Streptomyces ambofaciens ATCC 23877 genomic DNA includes:
- the dnaJ gene encoding molecular chaperone DnaJ; translation: MATDYYAVLGVRRDASQDEIKKAFRRLARELHPDVNPDPKTQERFKEINAAYEVLSDPQKKQVYDLGGDPLSQAGGGAGGFGAGGFGNFSDIMDAFFGTASQRGPRSRTRRGQDAMIRIEIELDEAAFGTTKDIQVDTAVVCNTCNGEGAAPGTSAQTCDMCRGRGEVSQVTRSFLGQVMTSRPCPQCQGFGTVVPTPCPECAGDGRVRSRRTLTVKIPAGVDNGTRIQLAGEGEVGPGGGPAGDLYVEIHELPHSTFQRRGDDLHCTVTIPMTAAALGTKVPLETLDGVEEVDIRPGTQSGQSIPLHGRGVTHLRGGGRGDLIVHVEVTTPTKLDTEQERVLRELAKLRGEERPQGQFQPGQQGLFSRLKDAFNGR
- the hrcA gene encoding heat-inducible transcriptional repressor HrcA; the protein is MLSERRLKVLRAIVQDYVGTEEPVGSKALTERHNLGVSPATVRNDMAALEDEGFIAQPHTSAGRIPTDKGYRLFVDKLAGVKPMTAPERRAIQNFLEGAVDLDDVVARTVRLLAQLTRQVAVVQYPSLTRSTVRHVELLALAPARLMLVLITDTGRVEQRMVDCPAPFGESSLADLRARLNSRVAGRRFTDVPSLLEDLPEAFEAEDRGTVSTVLSTLLETLVEENEERLMIGGTANLTRFGHDFPLVIRPVLEALEEQVVLLKLLGEAKDPGVTVRIGHENAHEGLNSTSVVSVGYGSGGEAVAKLGVVGPTRMDYPGTMGAVRAVARYVGQILAES
- a CDS encoding MBL fold metallo-hydrolase — translated: MTVTWEDLGWERLAAGVGRCRLPVWDCTAGLVVGAGAALLVDTGSSLGEGARLRARAERLAGHRVTHLALTHPHFDHVFGAAAFAGVEVHGAAGIGAVLARGGQGREALLSDAVAEGLDAGAAEEAADALVRVHREVAGECALDLGGGRRVLLADVGPGHTGQDLAVLVPGDPPVVFCGDLVEESGEPQAGPDAVPSRWPAALDRLLALGGADALYVPGHGAVVDAAFVRSQREALAARFGVSR
- a CDS encoding DUF3097 domain-containing protein, whose translation is MRQYSADLTPPWKKSQPVPEVPADPGLVVEEPGTGFCGAVTGCEAGTVTLEDRFGKRRAFPMEPRGFLLEGRVVTLVRPSSGPARPTRTASGSVAVPGARARVARAGRIYVEGRHDAELVEKVWGDDLRIEGVVVEYLEGVDDLPSIVAEFAPGPDARLGVLVDHLVPGSKEWRIAQDVTSEHALVVGHPYIDVWEAVKPASVGIEAWPRVPRGQDWKTGVCRALGWPSENTGAVWQAILARVGSYKDLEPELLGSVERLIDHVTAP
- the hemW gene encoding radical SAM family heme chaperone HemW, coding for MPSALPDGEPVPSDGALPASALAAADRPLGFYLHVPYCATRCGYCDFNTYTATELRGTGGVLASRDNYAQTLVDEVRLARKVLGDDPREVRTVFVGGGTPTLLAADDLVRMLGAVREEFGLAADAEVTTEANPESVDPAYLATLREGGFNRVSFGMQSARQHVLRVLDRTHTPGRPEACVAEARAAGFDHVNLDLIYGTPGESDDDWRATLDAALGAGPDHVSAYALIVEEGTQLARRIRRGEVPMTDDDVHADRYLIAEERLSAAGFDWYEVSNWATSEAGRCLHNELYWRGADWWGAGPGAHSHVGGVRWWNVKHPGAYAGALAAGRSPGAGREILTDEDRRVERILLELRLREGAPLTLLREEGLAASRRALSDGLLQEGPYEDGRAVLTLRGRLLADAVVRDLVD
- a CDS encoding SpoIIE family protein phosphatase, producing MVRDALADWSSLGLPGTDQLTEHLVADALVAVSELVTNAVVHAGTDVEVVCRLEETGTLVVEATDHHPSRAPRGGHHETPQEIAEYGRGLRLVAALSEAWGITYRPGTKTVWARLPAAGTDVTEQTEAYAGGRGWRRGGTPVAEAGERPESPDGPPTPDVRTAPDVRTAPDVRTAPDVRTAADGSVGGDGLGGRDGSDRPYGTKGRDGADGQHSPHGPDGPHGPHGAHSAHGAQGSPAPGGPDAPDVPGVPDSPGGPECPDGVPPDTDGVPPDTGGVPPGPTGGPSDSRGPSDAPIEILPSGTEGGRRGPKGVRSGPDGTSPTPQRTSPAPRVTPSAPQVTPPAPQSTSPGAEGAPPGPGVGSTGPGEAPEHPGREGDADRSHPPQWPFWWDVEAAAGPRGLRDREWLGRGALSFLAEASDLLAGQLDEDLVASLTGQLIVPRLADWCAVWLEDESLGRGAWSDDPGSAVGARLARVWHGSESHIEELRRVLEKDPPRPRDPWRSGPVDHPWPAEGLGADGAQGAALAYRLVAGGRPLGTLVIGRSGTSRFPDEISGLVEDLSRRVALAIGAARQYARQATISAVLQRGLLPGAVAEIPGVRSALVYEPCDKGGPSGDFYDLFPAGDGRWCFAVGDVQGKGPEAAVVIGLARPWLRLLAREGYGVPDVLDRLNQLLLDDATEAADAAARALVAVGGRPVAPGDGPQTRFLSLLYGELVPFAGGVRCTLASAGHPLPLLLGPDGTVHAVAQPQTLLGVVEDATYTSETFDLSSGDTLLCVTDGVTERRSGSRQFDDGDGLAEALAGCAGLGAGLVAERIKRLVHEFGARPPEDDLALLVLQAE
- a CDS encoding AMP-dependent synthetase/ligase; this translates as MSDTQTLIENRPPSVAGLFLERVAATPDAEAYRYPVPSSSGEGPDDWKSLTWAEAAERVYAIAAGLIELGVQPEQRVALASSTRLEWILADLGIMCAGAATTTVYPQTNAEESAYILSDSESRVLIAEDAAQLAKAREKRGELPELTHVVVVDATGADTGEDWVLTLDDLERRGAARLEADPELVRKRVGALTKDQLATLIYTSGTTGRPKGVRLPHDNWSYMAKAIAATGLVTKDDVQYLWLPLAHVFGKVLTSGQIEAGHVTAVDGRVDKIIENLPVVQPTYMAAVPRIFEKVYNGVAAKARAGGGAKYKIFQWAAGVAREYAKVTQDNFKRTGTASAPAGLRTKHAVADKLVYAKIREAFGGRLRACVSGSAALAPEIGFFFAGAGIHILEGYGLTESSAASFVNPGEAYRTGTVGKPLPGTEVRIADDGEILLRGPGIMEGYHQLPEKTAEVLESDGWFHTGDIGELSPDGYLRITDRKKDLIKTSGGKYIAPAEVEGQFKAVCPYVSNILVHGADRNFCTALIALDEIAIMEWAKENGLEGKSYAEVVAAPVTVEMVDGYVKQLNEGLQRWQTVKKFRLLPRDLDVEHGEITPSLKLKRPVVEREYKHLIEEMYEGSREA